The Gordonia sp. KTR9 genome contains a region encoding:
- the lexA gene encoding transcriptional repressor LexA — translation MSDTGDRRGRARGVDDEAPIDVAAAEASLTPRQLGVLEVIRRSVRERGYPPSIREIGDEVGLASTSSVAHQLRTLERKGLLKRDANRPRAVNIAPSEPPSPETPSAGQLPEPTFVPVLGRIAAGGPILAEEAVEDVFPLPRELVGEGSLFLLRVVGESMIDAAICDGDWVVVRQQNVADNGDIVAAMIDGEATVKTFKRQGANVWLMPHNELFDPIPGNDAVILGKVVTVMRRI, via the coding sequence ATGAGTGACACCGGCGACAGGCGCGGCCGAGCGCGGGGAGTCGACGACGAGGCCCCGATCGACGTCGCCGCCGCCGAGGCCTCACTCACCCCGCGACAGCTCGGGGTCCTGGAGGTGATCCGCCGCTCGGTTCGCGAGCGCGGTTATCCGCCCAGCATCCGCGAGATCGGCGACGAGGTCGGCCTCGCCTCGACATCGTCGGTCGCCCACCAGCTGCGAACGCTGGAACGCAAGGGCCTGCTCAAGCGAGATGCGAACCGGCCCCGTGCGGTCAACATCGCCCCGAGCGAGCCGCCGTCGCCGGAGACCCCCTCGGCCGGTCAACTACCCGAGCCGACCTTCGTGCCGGTCCTCGGTCGTATCGCGGCCGGTGGTCCGATCCTGGCCGAGGAGGCGGTCGAGGACGTGTTCCCGCTTCCTCGCGAGCTGGTCGGCGAGGGCTCGCTGTTTCTGCTGCGCGTCGTGGGCGAATCGATGATCGACGCGGCCATCTGTGACGGCGACTGGGTGGTGGTCCGGCAGCAGAACGTCGCCGACAACGGCGACATCGTCGCGGCGATGATCGACGGCGAGGCCACGGTGAAGACCTTCAAGCGTCAGGGCGCCAACGTGTGGCTGATGCCGCACAACGAACTGTTCGATCCCATCCCGGGCAACGACGCCGTGATCCTCGGCAAGGTCGTCACCGTGATGCGGCGAATCTGA